Genomic segment of Plasmodium cynomolgi strain B DNA, scaffold: 1578, whole genome shotgun sequence:
tatagaACTTCCTTTGCACATCACCAAATTTAGATATAAAATCtgcatttgtaaattttgaataatttttattaattattttccttgctTCTTCATAAATCcagtaaataaaatgtaaacacTTATCCTTACGGGTTCTTTTATCCTCCATTTTAGATATTATTCTTAAAtttctttcaaatttttcgcAAAGTTTGCGCTCGTCACTAACTGCATCtgaattaaaattatcaGCACAATATTTTATATCAACCATTTTATCCGATTTATCTTTTGCGCTTTCAACGACCTCCTTATCCAATTCATCATAAATATTGTATGAAGTTCCAACTTTTGAAAGGACTCCCTGAATTTCGTAAAGGTAAacttaattatataaatgaattaCTGCttctaaaaatgaaatgttgttctaattttatataggtgtaatataatatttaaatttaatcctATTCATAATAACTAATTAAATactaaatgtaaatataccTCTTTTACAAGGGTATAAAAATCCATATCTTCTTCAGACATATTGGAATAATCCcaaaatataatacattatCATATAAACAGATATACACAGATAAAATAGAAATGTATGTTCTATAAAGGCATATAAAGTAATCATTCATGTTAGGTTTAACTACAAAAGTTAACTCTCTTCAGGATTAA
This window contains:
- a CDS encoding CYIR protein (putative;~vir-type antigen), which encodes MVDIKYCADNFNSDAVSDERKLCEKFERNLRIISKMEDKRTRKDKCLHFIYWIYEEARKIINKNYSKFTNADFISKFGDVQRKFYKEKDIIYYCKFYFDDTLDNWKEQKILNDYFRNYDKIKLKYPSDRDKCQKV